One window of the Camelus ferus isolate YT-003-E chromosome 12, BCGSAC_Cfer_1.0, whole genome shotgun sequence genome contains the following:
- the LOC102508382 gene encoding 17-beta-hydroxysteroid dehydrogenase type 6 isoform X2, which produces MWLYLAALVGLYYLLRWYRERQVVSHLRDKYVFITGCDSGFGNLLARQLDLRGLRVLAACLTEKGAQKLKGQTSDRVETVILDVTNTQSIAAATQWVKERVGDRGLWGLVNNAGTFHPFGYTDWLKIDTYMSTLQVNLIGLIEVTLSMLPLVKSAQGRIVNVSSILGRLAFFGTVYSCSKYGVEAFSDVLRRELQHFGVKISIVEPGYFRTEMTDLQKASETMKQVWKEVPPHIKETYGQKFFDAYFENMKNGLLQSSTNLNLVTDCMEHALTSVHPRTRYSAGWDAQFFFIPLSYLPTSLADYILTRSWPKPAQAV; this is translated from the exons ATGTGGCTGTACCTGGCGGCCCTGGTGGGCCTGTACTACCTCCTGCGCTGGTACCGGGAGAGGCAGGTGGTGAGCCACCTCCGGGACAAGTACGTCTTCATCACGGGCTGTGACTCGGGCTTCGGGAACCTGCTGGCCAGGCAGCTGGACCTGCGAGGACTCAGGGTGCTGGCTGCGTGTCTGACCGAGAAGGGGGCCCAGAAGCTGAAGGGCCAGACGTCAGATAGGGTGGAGACGGTGATCCTGGATGTCACCAACACACAGAGCATCGCTGCGGCCACCCAGTGGGTGAAAGAGCGTGTGGGGGACAGAG GACTTTGGGGTCTGGTCAACAACGCAGGCACTTTTCACCCATTTGGCTACACTGACTGGCTGAAGATTGACACCTACATGAGTACCCTCCAAGTCAACCTCATTGGTTTGATAGAGGTGACCTTGAGCATGCTTCCCTTGGTGAAGAGCGCACAGGGGAGAATCGTCAATGTCTCCAGCATTCTGGGAAGACTTGCTTTCTTTGGAACAGTCTACTCTTGCTCCAAGTATGGAGTGGAAGCCTTTTCAGATGTTCTGAG GCGTGAGCTTCAGCATTTTGGGGTGAAAATCAGCATAGTTGAACCTGGCTACTTCAGAACAGAGATGACAGATCTGCAGAAGGCCTCAGAGACAATGAAGCAAGTCTGGAAAGAAGTCCCTCCTCATATCAAGGAGACCTATGGACAGAAGTTTTTTGATGCCT ATTTTGAGAACATGAAAAATGGACTGTTGCAAAGTAGCACAAACCTGAACCTGGTCACTGACTGCATGGAACACGCTCTGACATCTGTGCATCCCCGCACTCGATATTCAGCTGGCTGGGATGCTCAATTTTTCTTCATCCCTCTATCTTATTTACCTACATCACTGGCAGACTACATATTGACTAGATCTTGGCCCAAACCAGCCCAGGCAGTCTAA
- the LOC116667622 gene encoding 40S ribosomal protein S8-like translates to MGISRDNWHKHSKTGGKRKPYHKKRKYELGRPAANTKTGPHRIHTVHVRGGNKKYWALRLDVGNFSWGSKCCTRKTRIIDVVYNASNNELVCTKTLVKNCIVLTDSTPYRHWYESHCALPLGRRKEAKLTPEEEEILHKKRSKKIQKKYDERKKNAKISSLLEEQFQQGKLLACTASRPGQCGGADGYVLEGKELEFYLRKIKAQKGK, encoded by the coding sequence ATGGGCATCTCTCGGGACAACTGGCACAAGCACAGTAAGACTGGGGGCAAGAGAAAGCCATACCACAAGAAGCGGAAGTATGAGCTGGGACGCCCCGCGGCCAACACCAAGACTGGCCCTCACCGCATACACACAGTCCATGTGCGGGGAGGCAACAAGAAGTACTGGGCCTTGAGGCTGGACGTGGGGAACTTCTCCTGGGGCTCCAAGTGTTGTACACGCAAGACAAGGATTATAGATGTTGTCTACAATGCATCCAACAATGAGCTGGTCTGCACCAAGACCCTGGTGAAGAACTGCATCGTGCTCACTGACAGCACACCGTACCGACACTGGTACGAGTCCCACTGTGCACTGCCCCTGGGCCGCAGGAAGGAGGCCAAGCTGACTCCTGAGGAGGAAGAGATCTTACACAAAAAACgatcaaagaaaattcaaaagaaatatgaTGAACGGAAAAAGAATGCCAAAATCAGCAGTCTTTTAGAGGAGCAGTTCCAGCAGGGCAAGCTTCTTGCATGCACAGCTTCAAGACCAGGCCAGTGTGGTGGAGCAGATGGCTATGTGCTAGAGGGCAAGGAGCTGGAGTTCTATCTGAGGAAGATCAAGGCCCAGAAAGGCAAATAA
- the LOC102508382 gene encoding 17-beta-hydroxysteroid dehydrogenase type 6 isoform X1 — MAITSEGSLAPLPMSPPHKGKGDLLTMWLYLAALVGLYYLLRWYRERQVVSHLRDKYVFITGCDSGFGNLLARQLDLRGLRVLAACLTEKGAQKLKGQTSDRVETVILDVTNTQSIAAATQWVKERVGDRGLWGLVNNAGTFHPFGYTDWLKIDTYMSTLQVNLIGLIEVTLSMLPLVKSAQGRIVNVSSILGRLAFFGTVYSCSKYGVEAFSDVLRRELQHFGVKISIVEPGYFRTEMTDLQKASETMKQVWKEVPPHIKETYGQKFFDAYFENMKNGLLQSSTNLNLVTDCMEHALTSVHPRTRYSAGWDAQFFFIPLSYLPTSLADYILTRSWPKPAQAV; from the exons ggAAAGGAGATCTTCTCACCATGTGGCTGTACCTGGCGGCCCTGGTGGGCCTGTACTACCTCCTGCGCTGGTACCGGGAGAGGCAGGTGGTGAGCCACCTCCGGGACAAGTACGTCTTCATCACGGGCTGTGACTCGGGCTTCGGGAACCTGCTGGCCAGGCAGCTGGACCTGCGAGGACTCAGGGTGCTGGCTGCGTGTCTGACCGAGAAGGGGGCCCAGAAGCTGAAGGGCCAGACGTCAGATAGGGTGGAGACGGTGATCCTGGATGTCACCAACACACAGAGCATCGCTGCGGCCACCCAGTGGGTGAAAGAGCGTGTGGGGGACAGAG GACTTTGGGGTCTGGTCAACAACGCAGGCACTTTTCACCCATTTGGCTACACTGACTGGCTGAAGATTGACACCTACATGAGTACCCTCCAAGTCAACCTCATTGGTTTGATAGAGGTGACCTTGAGCATGCTTCCCTTGGTGAAGAGCGCACAGGGGAGAATCGTCAATGTCTCCAGCATTCTGGGAAGACTTGCTTTCTTTGGAACAGTCTACTCTTGCTCCAAGTATGGAGTGGAAGCCTTTTCAGATGTTCTGAG GCGTGAGCTTCAGCATTTTGGGGTGAAAATCAGCATAGTTGAACCTGGCTACTTCAGAACAGAGATGACAGATCTGCAGAAGGCCTCAGAGACAATGAAGCAAGTCTGGAAAGAAGTCCCTCCTCATATCAAGGAGACCTATGGACAGAAGTTTTTTGATGCCT ATTTTGAGAACATGAAAAATGGACTGTTGCAAAGTAGCACAAACCTGAACCTGGTCACTGACTGCATGGAACACGCTCTGACATCTGTGCATCCCCGCACTCGATATTCAGCTGGCTGGGATGCTCAATTTTTCTTCATCCCTCTATCTTATTTACCTACATCACTGGCAGACTACATATTGACTAGATCTTGGCCCAAACCAGCCCAGGCAGTCTAA